Proteins from one Impatiens glandulifera chromosome 2, dImpGla2.1, whole genome shotgun sequence genomic window:
- the LOC124924323 gene encoding B3 domain-containing protein At1g05930-like has translation MNTEFCKMIRTIVKEEAEFDVKEFDRQTNKLKHSLRGCNEKDRMEKIREMILKRDVNNIQHKPEVKVSCINIPENKDHKKRKTTKVDNSPSPVSGVFNEASSPIPKKKQKKFDYSTAKSLPSSVLDKINQLGGDGVILIIQKTLCLTDLSNHHRRVSLPKSQMKPGSTTFLNPVERDFLDSDGDENGRPKLIVGFIEPSGSMDEITLGTWNMGENRMYNLMHTWNNVVAANKLKVGTSIQLWAFRVQSKLWFALVIV, from the exons ATGAATACTGAGTTTTGCAAGATGATTAGAACAATTGTGAAAGAAGAAGCTGAGTTCGACGTGAAAGAATTTGACCGTCAAACAAATAAGTTAAAGCATTCTCTTCGTGGGTGCAACGAGAAAGACAGAATGGAGAAGATACGGGAAATGATATTAAAGCGTGACGTCAACAACATCCAACATAAACCAGAAGTAAAAGTCAGTTGTATTAATATCCCTGAAAACAAAGATCATAAAAA GCGTAAAACAACAAAAGTGGACAACTCTCCTTCACCTGTTAGTGGAGTTTTCAATGAAGCGTCGTCGCCTATCCCTAAGAAAAAACAGAAGAAGTTCGACTATTCTACTGCAAAGAGTTTACCAAGCTCGGTTTTGGACAAAATTAATCAGTTAGGGGGAGATGGTGTGATTTTGATTATTCAAAAAACCTTATGTTTAACCGACTTGAGTAATCATCATCGTCGCGTGTCACTCCCCAAAAGTCAAATGAAACCCGGTTCAACGACGTTTCTTAATCCCGTTGAGAGAGACTTTCTCGATTCCGATGGTGATGAAAATGGTAGACCAAAACTGATTGTGGGGTTCATTGAACCGTCTGGAAGCATGGACGAAATAACATTAGGAACATGGAATATGGGAGAGAACCGAATGTATAACTTGATGCATACATGGAATAACGTAGTAGCTGCAAACAAGTTAAAAGTCGGAACATCAATTCAACTTTGGGCTTTTCGAGTTCAATCCAAACTCTGGTTTGCACTAGTTAttgtttaa
- the LOC124924020 gene encoding NADH-ubiquinone oxidoreductase chain 1-like: MYIVVPAEILVIIFSLLLGVAFLVLVKRKVMAFVQRQKGPDVVGSFGLLQPLVDGLKLMIKEPISPSSANLSLLRMAPVATFMLTLVVRAVVPFDYGMVLSDPNIGLLYLFVISSLGVYGIIIAGRSSN, from the coding sequence atgtaCATAGTTGTTCCAGCTGAAATACTTGTAATAATTTTCTCACTTCTACTAGGAGTAGCCTTTTTAGTGTTAGTTAAACGTAAAGTAATGGCTTTTGTGCAACGTCAAAAGGGTCCTGATGTAGTGGGGTCGTTTGGATTGTTACAACCTCTCGTAGATGGTTTGAAATTGATGATAAAAGAACCTATTTCACCAAGTAGTGCTAATTTATCCCTTTTAAGAATGGCTCCAGTGGCTACATTTATGTTAACTTTGGTCGTTCGGGCCGTTGTACCTTTTGATTATGGTATGGTATTGTCAGATCCGAACATAGGGCTACTTTATTTGTTTGTCATATCTTCGCTAGGTGTTTATGGAATTATTATAGCAGGTCGGTCTAGTAATTAG
- the LOC124924324 gene encoding uncharacterized mitochondrial protein AtMg00810-like, translating to MSPDGSVKKCKVRLVAKGYSQQPGVDYHETFAPVARHETIKMLIALVAHKGWKLYQLDVKSAFLNGVLKEEVYVVQPQGFNVEGEEEKVYKLKKALYGLKQAPHAWYGNIDEYFSKRGFFRIPREPTLYIKHGESGMLIVSLYVDDLIFTRNDENMINEFKTDMVKKYEMNDLGLLHYFLGIEIDQNDGGVFICQNKYAQSINSKFKMENCNLVMTPLVVNEKLVKDDGSGDGDADAVQYRSFVGSLLYLTITRPDIMYVTGLLSRFMHRPSKIHLRVAKRVLRYIKGTMEHGLMFKKNDSEDIELFGFCDSDWAGSMDDMKSTSGYCYSLGSGVFSWASKKQERVAHSSAEAEYVSANEATKQVVWPRKILEDMGEKQDMAAVLFCDRKSVIAMSKMRYFIVEQNTSTLNITTFVKQWIMKK from the coding sequence ATGAGTCCTGATGGTTCGGTTAAAAAATGCAAGGTAAGATTGGTGGCAAAAGGGTATTCTCAACAACCTGGAGTCGACTATCATGAGACATTTGCACCGGTTGCGAGACACGAAACGATAAAGATGTTGATTGCATTAGTCGCTCACAAAGGATGGAAACTTTACCAACTTGATGTGAAATCTGCATTCTTGAATGGAGTATTGAAAGAAGAGGTGTATGTGGTACAACCACAAGGCTTCAATgttgaaggagaagaagaaaaagtatACAAGTTGAAGAAAGCGTTGTACGGATTGAAGCAAGCACCTCATGCTTGGTATGGAAATATCGATGAGTATTTCTCTAAGAGAGGATTTTTCAGGATTCCTAGAGAGCCGACACTCTACATCAAGCATGGTGAATCCGGTATGCTCATAGTCtctctttatgttgatgacttgATTTTTACTAGAAATGATGAAAACATGATTAATGAGTTCAAAACTGATATGGTGAAGAAATATGAGATGAATGATTTAGGTTTGTTACATTACTTCTTGGGTATTGAGATTGATCAAAATGATGGAGGTgtatttatttgtcaaaataagtATGCCCAAAgcattaattcaaaatttaaaatggaaaattgtAATCTCGTGATGACTCCATTGGTAGTAAATGAGAAGTTGGTGAAAGATGATGGTAGTGGTGATGGTGATGCTGATGCGGTACAATATAGAAGTTTTGTTGGGAGTTTGTTGTACCTTACGATTACGAGACCCGATATCATGTATGTTACGGGTTTATTATCTCGGTTTATGCACCGACCAAGTAAAATTCATCTTAGAGTTGCAAAGAGAGTGTTGCGATACATTAAAGGGACTATGGAGCATGGTctcatgtttaaaaaaaatgatagtgaAGATATTGAGTTATTTGGATTCTGTGATAGCGATTGGGCTGGAAGCATGGATGACATGAAGAGTACATCCGGGTATTGTTATTCACTAGGTTCAGGTGTTTTTTCATGGGCGTCGAAAAAGCAAGAGAGAGTTGCACATTCCTCCGCCGAAGCCGAATACGTATCGGCAAACGAAGCAACCAAACAAGTGGTTTGGCCAAGGAAGATTTTAGAAGACATGGGGGAGAAACAAGATATGGCTGCAGTTCTCTTTTGCGATAGAAAATCGGTAATTGCTATGTCAAAAATGCGGTATTTCATAGTCGAACAAAACACATCAACCTTAAACATCACTACATTCGTGAAGCAGTGGATTATGAAGAAGTGA
- the LOC124924326 gene encoding putative B3 domain-containing protein At3g49610 → MVALDNSSSPISGVFNEGSSSSSPSPKKNTKKMSKFDYSKAEGLPNTVLEKIHKLGGDGVVLIIQKTLRATDLNDHHGRVSLPKSEMNPSSLMFLNPVEREYLNSDGDKNGRAKMVVGFIEPSGKMNEITLGTWKVGENKDKTMKRMYNLMHTWNDVVKENKLKAGRLIQLWAFRVQFKLWFALVPV, encoded by the coding sequence ATGGTAGCATTGGACAATTCATCTTCACCAATTAGTGGAGTTTTCAACGAAGGATCGTCGTCGTCGTCGCCTAGCCCTAAGAAAAATACAAAGAAAATGTCAAAGTTTGATTATTCTAAAGCGGAGGGCTTACCAAACACGGTTttggagaagattcataagTTAGGGGGAGATGGTGTAGTTTTGATTATTCAAAAAACTTTACGTGCTACTGACTTAAACGACCATCATGGTCGTGTTTCACTCCCTAAGAGTGAAATGAATCCCAGTTCGTTGATGTTCCTTAATCCCGTCGAGAGAGAATATCTCAATTCAGATGGTGACAAAAATGGTAGAGCGAAAATGGTTGTAGGGTTCATCGAACCATCTGGAAAAATGAACGAAATAACATTGGGAACGTGGAAAGTGGGAGAAAATAAAGACAAAACAATGAAACGAATGTATAACTTGATGCATACTTGGAATGACGTAGTaaaagaaaacaagttaaaagCAGGACGATTAATTCAACTTTGGGCTTTTCGAGTTCAATTCAAACTCTGGTTTGCTCTAGTTCCTGTTTAG